From Micromonospora carbonacea:
CTGCTGCTGCGACCCTGGCGGACGGCCGATGCGGACGCCGTGCACCGGGCCTGCCAGGATCCGGACATCCAGCGCTGGACCACCGTACCGCGCCCGTACCTGCCGGAACACGCCCGCGCCTTCGTCGGCCAGATCAGCGCCGGGGACTGGCGGGCCGGGACCCGCGCGCCGTTCGCCGTCTGCGACGCCGCCACCGGCGAGCTGCTCGCCTCGTGCGGGCTGGTCTCGGTGGACCGCACGACGGACTCCGGCGAGGTCGGCTACTGGGTCGCGCCGTGGGCCCGGGGCCGGGGCGTCGCCACCCGGGCCACCCGGGCCGTCGCCCGCTGGGCGTTCGACGCGCTGGGGTTGCGCCGGCTGGTCTGGCAGGCCGAGATCGGCAACCACGCCTCCCGGCTGACCGCGCTGCGCGCCGGCTTCCGGGTCGAGGGCGAGCTGCGGCTGGCCGACCCGTCGCCCGGCGGGCGGCCGGAGGGCTGGGTCGGCTCCCTGTTCCCCGGGGACCTGCCCGCGCCGGGCGAGGCCGGGCCGGCGGGGCCGGACTCCCTCGACGCCCGTCGGGCCGCCGTCTTCGGCCGGCCGCAGCCCACCCTGTTCGCCACGGTCGCGGGGCGGGAGCTGCGGCTGCGGCCGATCGAGGAGGGCGACCTCGACGCGATCACCGACACCTGCCGGGATCCGCACACGGTCGAGTGGACCACGGTGCCGGCCCCGTACGAGCGGGCGGACGCCGAGAGGTTCAGGCGCGACGTCGCCGACGCGGCCTGGGCGCGCGGCACCGGCGCGTACTTCACCGTCGCCGACGGCGACGACCGCTACGTCGCCTCGGTCGACCTGCGCCTCGCCGCCGCCGACCCGGCGCAGGCCATGGTCGGCTTCATGACCGCGCCGCACGCCCGGGGCCGGGGATACCTGCCGGCGGCCACCACCGCCCTGGCCGCCTGGGGTTTCACCACCCTCGGCCTGGCCCGCGTCGAGTGGCGCGCGCTCGTCGGCAACACCGCGTCCCGCCGGGTCGCCGAGAAGGCCGGTTTCACCATGGAGGGCACCGCCCGCGGCTTCCTGCCCACCCGCGCCGGCACCCGCGCCGACGCCTGGGTCGCGTCGCTGCTGCCCGGGGACCTCGCCGCGCCCGCACCACCCGGACCGTCCCGGGGCAACCGGTGAACGCGGGCCGCCTGCCCGAGACCGTCGGGGGCGAC
This genomic window contains:
- a CDS encoding GNAT family N-acetyltransferase translates to MARVEPVELTEDGLLLRPWRTADADAVHRACQDPDIQRWTTVPRPYLPEHARAFVGQISAGDWRAGTRAPFAVCDAATGELLASCGLVSVDRTTDSGEVGYWVAPWARGRGVATRATRAVARWAFDALGLRRLVWQAEIGNHASRLTALRAGFRVEGELRLADPSPGGRPEGWVGSLFPGDLPAPGEAGPAGPDSLDARRAAVFGRPQPTLFATVAGRELRLRPIEEGDLDAITDTCRDPHTVEWTTVPAPYERADAERFRRDVADAAWARGTGAYFTVADGDDRYVASVDLRLAAADPAQAMVGFMTAPHARGRGYLPAATTALAAWGFTTLGLARVEWRALVGNTASRRVAEKAGFTMEGTARGFLPTRAGTRADAWVASLLPGDLAAPAPPGPSRGNR